From Synechococcus sp. UW69, the proteins below share one genomic window:
- a CDS encoding trypsin-like peptidase domain-containing protein: MLVAVACFVGDGASVQALEHSFVADAVQRVAPAVVRIDTERTIERQPFDPTLLDPLLRDLLGDPPAGPGRERGQGSGVVIDPQGLVLTNAHVVDRVESVSVTLANGDQRDGRVVGTDAVTDLALVRLEGDQLPPRAPLGDSEAMQVGDWAIALGTPFGLERTVTLGIVSSLHRNINSLGFADKRLELIQTDAAINPGNSGGPLVNGDGQVIGINTLVRSGPGAGLGFAIPINLARRVADQLQQQGEVVHPYIGLQLVALTPRIAREHNKDPNALVQLPERSGALVQAVLPDGPAEKAGLRRGDLLITADDRDIPDPQVLLEVVDAAAINAPLPLKVLRAGRELTLSVKPEPLPGMA, from the coding sequence TGGTGGCAGTGGCCTGCTTTGTCGGTGATGGAGCGTCCGTGCAGGCTCTAGAGCACAGCTTTGTAGCCGATGCCGTTCAGCGGGTGGCCCCGGCTGTAGTTCGGATCGATACCGAGCGCACCATTGAACGGCAGCCGTTTGATCCCACGCTTCTCGATCCGTTGCTGCGGGATCTGCTGGGTGACCCGCCTGCGGGTCCGGGGCGGGAACGTGGTCAAGGCTCCGGTGTGGTGATTGATCCCCAGGGGCTTGTGCTCACCAACGCTCATGTGGTGGATCGTGTGGAGTCCGTCAGCGTCACACTGGCCAACGGGGATCAACGCGATGGCCGGGTGGTGGGCACCGATGCCGTGACGGATCTGGCCCTAGTGCGTCTTGAGGGTGATCAATTGCCGCCGCGGGCTCCCCTGGGTGACTCCGAAGCCATGCAAGTGGGCGATTGGGCGATCGCCCTCGGCACTCCATTTGGACTGGAACGCACGGTGACCCTAGGAATTGTCAGCAGCCTGCATCGCAACATCAACAGTCTTGGTTTTGCTGACAAACGGCTTGAACTGATTCAGACCGACGCCGCCATCAACCCCGGTAATTCCGGCGGCCCCTTGGTGAACGGTGATGGCCAAGTGATTGGGATTAATACCTTGGTGCGTTCTGGCCCTGGGGCTGGCCTTGGTTTTGCCATCCCGATCAACCTGGCCCGCAGGGTGGCCGATCAGCTGCAGCAGCAGGGTGAGGTGGTGCATCCCTATATCGGCCTTCAATTGGTCGCTCTCACGCCCCGGATCGCGCGCGAGCACAACAAGGATCCCAATGCCCTTGTGCAGCTGCCGGAACGCAGCGGTGCTCTAGTTCAAGCCGTGCTTCCCGATGGCCCGGCCGAAAAAGCGGGCCTGCGCCGCGGTGATCTTTTGATCACTGCTGATGATCGCGACATCCCCGATCCTCAGGTGCTTCTGGAAGTGGTGGATGCTGCTGCCATCAATGCTCCACTGCCCTTAAAGGTGCTGCGAGCGGGTCGCGAGTTGACCCTGTCGGTCAAACCTGAGCCCCTGCCTGGAATGGCTTGA
- the rpiA gene encoding ribose-5-phosphate isomerase RpiA, with amino-acid sequence MADLQTQMKQAVADAAVEQIKDGMVLGLGSGSTAALMIQGLGAKLASGQLKDIVGVTTSFQGEVLAAELNIPLLSLNAVNRIDLAIDGADEVDPGFQLIKGGGACHVQEKLVAARADRFVVVVDSTKLVDRLNLSFLLPVEVLPGAWRQVKQQLEALGGTAELRMAQRKAGPVVTDQGNLVLDAKLNGGITDPVALEQTINNIPGVLENGLFVNITDEVLVGEIADGVAGVRSLEKRLS; translated from the coding sequence ATGGCTGATCTTCAGACCCAGATGAAGCAGGCAGTGGCCGATGCCGCTGTTGAACAGATCAAAGACGGCATGGTGCTGGGGCTGGGATCTGGGTCGACTGCCGCACTAATGATTCAAGGCCTGGGTGCCAAGCTCGCCAGCGGCCAACTCAAAGACATCGTTGGTGTCACCACCTCCTTCCAGGGAGAGGTGCTGGCCGCAGAGCTGAACATCCCTTTGCTCAGCCTCAATGCCGTCAACCGCATTGATCTGGCCATAGACGGTGCTGATGAAGTCGATCCTGGCTTCCAGCTGATCAAGGGCGGTGGTGCTTGCCATGTGCAGGAAAAACTCGTAGCGGCACGGGCCGATCGTTTTGTGGTGGTGGTGGATTCCACGAAACTTGTGGATCGTCTCAACCTCAGTTTTCTGCTGCCTGTTGAAGTTCTTCCGGGCGCCTGGCGCCAGGTGAAGCAGCAGCTGGAAGCCCTGGGGGGTACTGCTGAACTGCGGATGGCCCAGCGCAAGGCCGGCCCCGTGGTCACGGATCAGGGCAATTTGGTGTTGGACGCCAAGCTCAATGGAGGCATCACCGATCCGGTGGCCCTGGAGCAGACCATCAACAACATCCCAGGAGTGCTGGAAAACGGATTGTTCGTCAACATCACCGATGAGGTGTTGGTGGGCGAGATCGCTGATGGCGTGGCGGGGGTCCGCAGCCTGGAGAAGCGCCTCAGCTGA
- the hisD gene encoding histidinol dehydrogenase: MSQPAVAPLRIVRDPEQAQTELQRLSSRTTQTQQSEARERVDAILEAVRDRGDAAIADFTERFDGFRPLPMAVPQEALEQAWTTLPTNLRDALELAHRRITDFHQRQRPADLAVTGPHGEQLGRRWRPVQRAGLYVPGGRAAYPSTVLMNAVPARVAGVKELMICSPAGRDGTVNPVVLAAANLAGVKTVFRLGGAQAIAAMAYGSESVPKVDVISGPGNLYVTLAKQAVYGQVAIDSLAGPSEVLVIADHSAQPDQVAADLLAQAEHDPLAAAVLITTDHALADGINAAVAEQLTNHPRREICEAALRDWGLVVVCDDLESCARLSDSFAPEHLELLVERPEPLADRIQNAGAIFLGPWSPEAVGDYLAGPNHTLPTCGAARFSGALSVETFMRHTSLIGFNRAALEATGSAVQELATSEGLHSHAESVRRRLS; encoded by the coding sequence GACCCAGCAAAGCGAAGCCAGAGAGCGGGTCGACGCGATTCTTGAAGCGGTGCGCGACCGCGGTGATGCGGCGATCGCAGACTTCACAGAACGATTCGATGGCTTTCGGCCTTTGCCGATGGCGGTTCCCCAGGAGGCGCTCGAGCAGGCCTGGACCACGCTGCCGACCAACCTGCGTGATGCTCTGGAGCTGGCCCATCGCCGCATCACTGATTTCCACCAACGCCAACGTCCCGCCGACCTAGCGGTAACAGGCCCCCATGGCGAGCAGCTCGGCCGGCGCTGGAGACCGGTGCAGCGGGCGGGTCTTTACGTGCCCGGCGGACGCGCGGCCTACCCCAGCACGGTGCTGATGAATGCGGTGCCAGCCCGTGTCGCCGGGGTGAAAGAGCTGATGATCTGTTCCCCCGCCGGCAGGGATGGCACGGTCAACCCTGTGGTGCTGGCAGCGGCCAACCTCGCCGGCGTGAAGACGGTGTTCCGCCTCGGGGGAGCCCAAGCCATTGCCGCCATGGCCTACGGCAGTGAAAGCGTGCCCAAAGTGGATGTGATCAGTGGTCCAGGCAACCTGTACGTCACCCTTGCGAAACAAGCGGTTTACGGCCAGGTGGCCATCGATTCCCTGGCAGGCCCAAGCGAGGTGCTGGTGATTGCCGACCACTCCGCACAGCCGGATCAGGTGGCTGCGGATCTGCTGGCGCAGGCTGAGCACGATCCTCTGGCGGCGGCGGTGCTGATCACCACCGACCATGCTCTGGCCGACGGGATCAACGCCGCGGTCGCCGAGCAGCTCACCAACCACCCCCGTCGCGAGATCTGCGAAGCCGCACTGCGGGACTGGGGGCTGGTGGTGGTGTGCGACGACCTCGAGAGCTGTGCACGCCTGAGCGACAGCTTCGCTCCGGAACATCTAGAGCTCCTGGTCGAACGTCCCGAACCTCTGGCAGATCGGATCCAGAACGCTGGAGCCATTTTCCTGGGCCCCTGGTCTCCGGAAGCCGTTGGGGATTACCTAGCAGGTCCGAACCACACCCTGCCCACCTGTGGAGCCGCGCGTTTCAGTGGAGCGCTGAGCGTTGAAACCTTCATGCGCCACACCTCACTGATCGGATTCAACCGGGCTGCTCTGGAAGCAACAGGTTCAGCTGTGCAGGAGCTGGCCACCAGTGAAGGCCTGCACAGCCACGCCGAATCGGTGCGACGGCGCCTCAGCTGA